A genomic stretch from Sulfobacillus thermosulfidooxidans includes:
- a CDS encoding SigB/SigF/SigG family RNA polymerase sigma factor, producing the protein MPNEGQTHWHSPRDEAQLYRLAQAGDLTAREELVERHWNLIWHIVHRFQGRGYDPEDLFQVGAIGLLKAIDRFDVDRGLKFSTYAVPLIMGEIRRHMRDDQPIRVARSLRELGMRVEQVRSILSQQLGRDPTPQEVAEKMGVDPSDIAEAMEAIRAPASLNQPIESLSGSETHLGDTVRDDVGESDWLEQMALSQAFGALDERERFILRARFVEGRTQTEVARRLNVSQVQISRLERRALDRLKLALNDDPPPDPGEG; encoded by the coding sequence ATGCCCAATGAAGGCCAAACACATTGGCACTCGCCCCGCGACGAAGCCCAGTTATATCGCTTAGCCCAAGCAGGAGATCTGACGGCGCGGGAAGAGTTAGTGGAGCGACATTGGAACTTAATCTGGCATATTGTCCACCGGTTTCAAGGCCGGGGCTATGACCCTGAAGATTTATTTCAAGTGGGAGCTATTGGCTTACTCAAAGCCATTGATCGTTTTGATGTGGACCGAGGATTAAAGTTTTCGACATATGCGGTACCGTTGATAATGGGGGAAATCCGCCGTCATATGCGCGATGATCAGCCCATTCGGGTGGCACGATCCTTACGGGAATTGGGAATGCGGGTCGAACAGGTGCGTTCAATATTGTCGCAGCAGCTAGGACGGGATCCGACACCCCAAGAAGTCGCTGAAAAAATGGGCGTAGATCCTAGCGATATTGCAGAAGCAATGGAAGCCATTCGAGCCCCAGCCTCTCTTAACCAACCCATCGAATCACTAAGCGGATCGGAAACGCATTTGGGCGATACGGTGCGCGATGATGTGGGAGAATCCGATTGGTTGGAACAAATGGCACTAAGTCAAGCATTTGGAGCCTTGGACGAACGAGAGCGCTTTATTTTGCGCGCACGCTTTGTTGAAGGACGAACCCAAACCGAAGTGGCGCGGCGGTTAAATGTCTCGCAAGTGCAAATCTCACGATTGGAACGCCGTGCCCTGGACCGTTTAAAATTGGCCTTGAACGATGATCCGCCACCTGATCCCGGTGAGGGATAA
- the spoIIAB gene encoding anti-sigma F factor — MQMRFLSVPDNVGLARVAIAALAAQAPFSLSDIDEIKVAVSEAVSNAIIHGYKGKPDGWVELTGTLDKLGLTIVIEDFGVGIADIEQARQPSFSSDPERMGLGFVFMESFMHGLHVESTVGKGTRVEMQRFATIQGELSRDAQ; from the coding sequence ATGCAAATGCGATTTTTATCGGTACCTGACAATGTGGGGCTAGCCCGGGTTGCCATCGCAGCATTAGCCGCTCAGGCACCCTTTTCCCTATCCGATATTGACGAAATCAAAGTGGCCGTGTCCGAAGCCGTCTCTAATGCGATTATTCATGGGTATAAAGGAAAACCCGACGGTTGGGTTGAATTAACGGGAACGCTCGATAAACTCGGATTAACCATCGTGATCGAAGATTTTGGTGTTGGCATTGCCGATATTGAACAAGCACGACAGCCGTCATTTTCTAGTGATCCCGAACGAATGGGACTCGGATTTGTATTTATGGAGTCTTTTATGCATGGGCTTCATGTGGAATCGACAGTGGGAAAGGGCACCCGCGTCGAAATGCAACGATTTGCAACGATTCAAGGAGAACTGTCGCGCGATGCCCAATGA
- a CDS encoding STAS domain-containing protein — protein sequence MTIVHTIQGNRILVAIHGDLDLTTAAPLREALDELLDRYREKALVLDLSEVEFIDSSGLGVILGRYRRMGNRTLSLVGVRPSVKAVLELAGITAIISVTDAVKPAVKDQHV from the coding sequence ATGACCATTGTCCATACGATTCAGGGGAACCGGATTCTGGTCGCCATTCACGGTGATCTCGATTTAACGACTGCAGCTCCCCTGCGTGAAGCTTTAGATGAATTATTGGACCGCTACCGGGAAAAAGCGCTAGTGTTAGATCTATCCGAAGTCGAGTTTATTGACTCCTCTGGTCTCGGGGTCATCCTCGGACGATACCGCCGGATGGGAAACCGAACCTTGTCTCTTGTTGGAGTGAGGCCCAGCGTGAAAGCTGTGCTGGAGCTAGCCGGGATTACTGCTATCATATCGGTCACCGATGCTGTCAAGCCGGCCGTGAAGGATCAACATGTGTAA
- a CDS encoding TraR/DksA C4-type zinc finger protein, with protein sequence MDLYAVKDQLEDMVSDLRQQLAVKETDSVHALSAYDNHPADLGTDTFERELDVGLERGLAHHLAEVERALEKIDEDSYGICDGCHQPIDAERLEARPESVYCLQCQQEQEQGYVPVAHHVIPMPFGDRPDIHHGDVETDGEDIWQSVAQWGTSNSPQDTPPAVDYHETYVGFDEPVSFVEQVESVVDEQGEPLLDAAREKMKRQARSTDKESDEYPF encoded by the coding sequence ATGGATTTATATGCGGTTAAAGATCAGTTAGAAGATATGGTGTCAGATTTGCGCCAGCAGTTGGCAGTGAAAGAAACGGATTCAGTGCACGCGTTGAGTGCTTATGACAATCATCCCGCCGACTTAGGTACTGATACCTTTGAACGGGAATTGGATGTAGGCTTAGAACGGGGATTAGCTCACCACCTTGCGGAGGTAGAAAGAGCTCTCGAAAAGATTGACGAGGATAGTTATGGCATTTGTGATGGCTGTCATCAGCCTATCGATGCTGAGCGTCTTGAGGCGCGCCCAGAGTCTGTCTATTGTTTGCAGTGCCAACAAGAACAAGAACAGGGCTATGTGCCTGTTGCGCATCACGTGATCCCTATGCCCTTTGGGGACCGACCCGATATTCATCATGGCGATGTGGAAACAGATGGGGAAGATATCTGGCAAAGTGTCGCACAATGGGGAACCTCAAATAGTCCTCAAGATACTCCGCCAGCCGTGGATTACCATGAAACGTATGTCGGATTTGATGAACCGGTGAGTTTTGTCGAACAAGTCGAATCTGTTGTCGATGAACAAGGCGAGCCGCTTTTGGATGCGGCACGCGAGAAAATGAAGCGTCAAGCCCGAAGTACCGACAAGGAAAGTGATGAATATCCGTTTTAA